A genomic segment from Janthinobacterium sp. 64 encodes:
- a CDS encoding EAL domain-containing protein yields MTSSSDTSGQTGKKAGCSQCRDAGPLGFDFTFAYQPIVELSTRSIFGHEALVRGPNGESAYSVLSQVNDENRYVFDQACRVRAIEGAARLGIQEYLSINFLPNAVYRPEACIQATLAAAREHNFPIRRIIFEVTEGEEVRDRPHLVNIFHEYRRFGFQTAIDDFGAGYAGLTLLAEYQPHIIKIDMELVRGIEASAPRQAIVRGIVAICKELNIQVLAEGIETAAERDCLRTMGIDLMQGYLFCKPALMAIGVIDPAAW; encoded by the coding sequence ATGACGTCCTCCAGCGATACATCGGGCCAGACCGGGAAAAAGGCAGGCTGCAGCCAGTGCCGGGACGCCGGGCCGCTCGGCTTCGATTTCACCTTTGCCTATCAACCGATCGTCGAACTGTCCACGCGCTCGATCTTTGGCCACGAAGCGCTGGTGCGCGGCCCCAACGGCGAGTCGGCTTACTCGGTCTTGTCCCAGGTCAATGACGAAAACCGTTATGTGTTCGACCAGGCTTGCCGCGTGCGCGCCATCGAAGGCGCGGCCCGGCTGGGCATCCAGGAATATCTGTCCATTAATTTCTTGCCAAATGCCGTGTACCGTCCCGAAGCGTGCATTCAGGCCACCTTGGCGGCGGCGCGCGAGCACAACTTCCCCATCCGCCGCATCATCTTCGAGGTAACCGAGGGCGAAGAAGTGCGCGACCGGCCTCACCTCGTCAACATTTTTCATGAGTATCGCCGCTTCGGCTTCCAGACGGCCATCGACGACTTCGGCGCCGGCTACGCGGGACTGACCCTGCTGGCGGAATATCAGCCGCACATCATCAAGATCGACATGGAACTGGTGCGCGGCATTGAGGCCAGCGCGCCCAGGCAGGCGATCGTCAGGGGCATCGTCGCCATTTGCAAGGAACTCAACATTCAAGTCCTGGCCGAGGGCATCGAAACGGCCGCCGAACGCGATTGCCTGAGGACGATGGGCATCGACTTGATGCAAGGCTATCTATTTTGCAAGCCGGCATTGATGGCTATCGGCGTGATCGACCCGGCAGCGTGGTGA
- a CDS encoding molybdopterin-dependent oxidoreductase — MIMIKAILGQEEGQAMLADALRQIKQPSRRLFLQRSLTLGGLSLLTGCNVNDASSIDAALTAVSRFNDKVQGWLFDPNKLAPTYPDSMITRPFPFNAYYGEDEVEEVDGDAWRLDLSGLIADKKSWTLPQLRALPQETQVTRHICVEGWSAIGKWGGVPFSHFLKRVGADTTAKYVGFQCADDYFTSIDMATALHPQTIMALTYDGQELPPKYGYPMKLRMPTKLGYKNPKHIQAIFVTNAYPGGYWENQGYNWFGGS; from the coding sequence ATGATCATGATAAAAGCCATCCTCGGGCAAGAAGAGGGCCAAGCCATGCTGGCCGACGCCTTGCGCCAGATTAAACAACCGTCGCGACGCCTGTTCCTGCAGCGCAGCCTGACCTTGGGCGGCCTGTCGTTGCTGACGGGATGCAATGTCAACGACGCCTCCAGCATCGACGCGGCACTGACGGCGGTGTCGCGCTTCAACGACAAGGTGCAGGGCTGGCTGTTCGACCCGAATAAGCTGGCGCCCACCTATCCCGACTCGATGATCACGCGGCCGTTTCCGTTCAATGCCTATTACGGCGAGGATGAAGTGGAAGAGGTCGATGGCGACGCCTGGCGCCTGGACTTGAGCGGCTTGATCGCCGACAAAAAGTCGTGGACCTTGCCGCAGCTGCGCGCCCTGCCGCAGGAAACGCAGGTCACGCGCCATATCTGCGTGGAAGGCTGGAGCGCCATCGGCAAGTGGGGCGGCGTGCCGTTTTCCCATTTCCTCAAGCGGGTGGGCGCCGACACGACGGCGAAATACGTCGGCTTCCAGTGCGCCGACGATTATTTTACGAGCATCGACATGGCCACCGCCCTGCATCCGCAAACCATCATGGCCTTGACGTATGACGGCCAGGAATTGCCGCCGAAATACGGCTACCCGATGAAACTGCGCATGCCGACCAAGCTGGGCTACAAGAATCCCAAGCACATCCAGGCCATTTTCGTCACGAATGCGTATCCGGGAGGGTATTGGGAGAATCAGGGCTACAACTGGTTCGGCGGATCTTGA
- a CDS encoding pentapeptide MXKDX repeat protein produces MKTTITTFTAVLASAILMSGAAFAQDAMQKDAMAKPATADAMHKDAMDKDGMHKPMAKKHMKKDHMAKDGMAKDAMAKDGMKKDEMKKDEMKKDAMGK; encoded by the coding sequence ATGAAAACCACGATCACCACCTTCACCGCCGTCCTCGCTTCCGCCATCCTCATGTCGGGCGCAGCCTTCGCCCAGGATGCCATGCAGAAAGACGCGATGGCCAAGCCTGCCACGGCCGACGCCATGCACAAGGATGCGATGGACAAGGACGGCATGCACAAGCCGATGGCCAAGAAACACATGAAAAAGGATCACATGGCCAAGGATGGCATGGCAAAAGATGCCATGGCGAAAGACGGCATGAAGAAGGATGAAATGAAAAAGGACGAGATGAAGAAGGATGCGATGGGCAAGTAA